Genomic DNA from Peribacillus simplex NBRC 15720 = DSM 1321:
CAAAATTGTTGTAGAAATTGTTGATGGAAGAGTTCCAGTCATAGCTGGAACTGGCTCAAATAACACGAAAGCTTCTATCAGCTTAACAAGGCAAGCAGAGGCAGCAGGAGTCGACGGAATTATGCTCGTTACCCCCTACTATAACAAGCCGTCTCAAGAAGGATTATTTCAGCACTTTAATGCTATTGCCCATTCAACATCATTACCGGTAATGCTTTATAATATCCCAGGACGGAGTGTTGTAAACATGTCAGTAGAGACGATTGTTAGTCTCTCAAAAATTAACAATATTGTGGCAGTAAAAGAAGCAAGTGGTGACTTAGATGCCATGGCACAAATCATAAGCAAAACAACTAGTGATTTTACACTGTACAGCGGCGATGACGGGTTAACATTACCGGTTTTAGCCATCGGCGGAACAGGCATTGTTTCGGTTTCTTCACACATAATTGGTAATGAAATGCAAGAAATGATCAATAGCTTT
This window encodes:
- the dapA gene encoding 4-hydroxy-tetrahydrodipicolinate synthase; this translates as MNFGQVLTAMVTPFNHNNEVDFNATRTLVNYLIANGSDGLVIAGTTGESPTLTAEEKVDLFKIVVEIVDGRVPVIAGTGSNNTKASISLTRQAEAAGVDGIMLVTPYYNKPSQEGLFQHFNAIAHSTSLPVMLYNIPGRSVVNMSVETIVSLSKINNIVAVKEASGDLDAMAQIISKTTSDFTLYSGDDGLTLPVLAIGGTGIVSVSSHIIGNEMQEMINSFKNGDVHGAATTHRTLLPIMKALFAAPSPAPVKSALNMRGLNVGGVRLPLVPLNYEEKRALQIALPPSNVEAILLDK